A region from the Hypericibacter adhaerens genome encodes:
- a CDS encoding sensor histidine kinase — protein sequence MELLPSTEVIATAAALGAIIMAATMAYLAFLPAVSPAMGWWAMATLANGTGLLLPSLWSDATARPAAAAGQAALALSALLIYAGARRFILGYVERERLALLLGPLLLAAILWASGALSAPLIPAISALLLLASAWEFARDWYRQRDPVVGIVAIPLIAWCTVESLKLVLAPDLGPTGPLQWIGQLAGLATGVLGTAAVMRRSTTAAVEQELQRALDSLQLHEREERLRLAVENERSRLLEVMEGVPQAVVLYDPQDRLVFCNSNFSRMFPQTRDLHNAGTTFEMLVRAGIERSTYAGDRQQMELVAQRRLHDHRNPRGPFEYSLSDGRSIQVVERKTHDNSTIVAYTDVTEYRRRQDALTIIVGNRPEGGSLLDAAAQALAVGLGYRWAGVAELSRDGREARMMSLWADGKPGMPITFALAGTPSGHCYELGKTLVIPDRVRELFPHDQWLQAGAVAYQGAIFRGEQGETVGHVFAFDDKPDLRGPEAHPLLNLIAHWVGMELQRVSAERRLIAAKETAEEASRAKTTFLATMSHELRTPLNAIIGFSEIMRDELLGPLGKPQYKTYAEDICQSGSHLLSLINDLLDLSKAGAGKIDLAEEEFEPRSLIESCLRLVETRARRNNVHLQNMIGSPLPRIYADRRRLKQILLNLLANAVKFTPSHGTVTVRTRRDAQGFHIEVADTGVGIAADDIPKVMLPFGQVDSVISRRAEGVGLGLPLSKVLAELHGGRLSIESQLGKGTTVSLILPPARVRTIQAAE from the coding sequence ATGGAGCTCCTGCCGTCCACCGAAGTGATCGCCACGGCCGCCGCTCTCGGCGCGATCATCATGGCGGCGACCATGGCCTACCTCGCCTTTCTGCCGGCCGTGTCGCCGGCCATGGGCTGGTGGGCGATGGCGACCCTGGCCAACGGGACGGGCCTCCTGCTGCCCTCGCTCTGGAGCGACGCCACGGCCCGCCCGGCCGCCGCCGCGGGCCAGGCGGCCCTCGCCCTCTCCGCCCTCCTCATCTATGCCGGCGCCCGCCGCTTCATCCTCGGCTATGTCGAGCGGGAACGGCTCGCCCTGCTGCTCGGGCCGTTGCTCCTGGCCGCCATCCTCTGGGCCTCGGGCGCCCTGTCGGCGCCGCTCATTCCCGCCATTTCCGCGCTTCTCCTGCTGGCCTCGGCCTGGGAATTCGCCCGCGACTGGTATCGGCAGCGCGATCCGGTCGTGGGCATCGTGGCCATTCCCCTGATCGCCTGGTGCACCGTCGAATCCCTGAAGCTCGTCCTGGCGCCGGACCTGGGCCCCACGGGCCCGCTGCAGTGGATCGGCCAGCTCGCGGGCCTCGCCACCGGCGTCCTGGGCACGGCCGCGGTGATGCGGCGCAGCACCACGGCCGCGGTCGAGCAGGAGCTGCAGCGGGCGCTCGACAGCCTGCAGCTCCATGAACGCGAAGAGCGCCTGCGGCTCGCGGTCGAGAACGAGCGCTCGCGCCTGCTCGAGGTCATGGAGGGCGTGCCGCAGGCGGTCGTGCTCTATGACCCGCAGGACCGGCTGGTGTTCTGCAACTCGAACTTCAGCCGCATGTTCCCCCAGACCCGCGACCTGCACAACGCCGGCACCACGTTCGAGATGCTGGTCCGGGCCGGCATCGAGCGCAGCACCTATGCCGGCGATCGCCAGCAGATGGAGCTGGTGGCGCAGCGCCGCCTCCATGACCATCGCAACCCGCGCGGCCCCTTCGAATACAGCCTGAGCGACGGGCGCAGCATCCAGGTGGTCGAGCGCAAGACCCACGACAACTCGACCATCGTCGCCTACACCGACGTCACCGAATATCGGCGCCGCCAGGACGCGCTCACGATCATCGTCGGCAACCGCCCGGAAGGCGGCTCGCTGCTCGATGCGGCCGCCCAGGCGCTGGCCGTAGGTCTGGGATATCGCTGGGCGGGCGTCGCCGAACTCAGCCGGGATGGCCGCGAGGCGCGGATGATGAGCCTTTGGGCCGACGGGAAGCCGGGCATGCCGATCACCTTCGCGCTCGCCGGCACGCCCAGCGGCCATTGCTACGAGCTCGGCAAGACCCTGGTCATTCCCGACCGGGTGCGCGAGCTCTTCCCGCACGATCAGTGGCTGCAGGCGGGCGCCGTCGCCTATCAGGGCGCCATCTTCCGCGGCGAGCAGGGCGAGACGGTCGGCCATGTCTTCGCTTTCGACGACAAGCCCGACCTGCGCGGGCCCGAGGCGCATCCGCTCCTGAACCTGATCGCGCACTGGGTCGGCATGGAGCTGCAGCGCGTCTCGGCCGAGCGCCGCCTGATCGCGGCCAAGGAAACGGCCGAGGAGGCGAGCCGCGCCAAGACCACCTTCCTCGCCACCATGAGCCACGAGCTGCGTACGCCGCTGAACGCCATCATCGGCTTCTCCGAGATCATGCGCGACGAGCTGCTGGGGCCGCTCGGCAAGCCGCAATACAAGACCTATGCCGAGGATATCTGCCAGAGCGGTAGCCATCTCCTGTCGCTGATCAACGACCTGCTCGATCTGAGCAAGGCCGGCGCCGGCAAGATCGATCTCGCCGAGGAGGAATTCGAGCCGCGCAGCCTGATCGAATCCTGCCTGCGGCTGGTCGAGACCCGGGCGCGGCGCAACAATGTCCATCTGCAGAACATGATCGGCAGCCCGCTGCCGCGCATCTATGCCGACCGGCGCCGGCTGAAGCAGATCCTGCTCAACCTGCTGGCGAACGCGGTCAAGTTCACGCCGTCGCACGGCACCGTCACCGTGCGCACCCGCCGCGACGCCCAGGGCTTCCATATCGAGGTCGCGGACACGGGCGTGGGCATCGCCGCCGACGACATCCCGAAGGTGATGCTGCCCTTCGGTCAGGTCGACAGCGTCATCTCGCGCCGCGCCGAGGGCGTCGGCCTCGGCCTGCCCTTGAGCAAGGTGCTGGCCGAGCTCCATGGCGGCCGGCTCTCGATCGAGAGCCAGCTCGGCAAGGGCACCACGGTATCGCTGATCCTGCCGCCCGCGCGCGTCCGCACGATCCAGGCGGCCGAGTAG
- a CDS encoding adenine phosphoribosyltransferase, translating into MLIKDHIRQIPDFPKPGILFYDISTLLAHGPAWRATVDRLADAIGKMRPDKLIGIESRGFLVAAPVAYRLGCGFVMVRKRGKLPGSVIPHSYELEYGTDTVEIQTDAVKPHERVVVLDDLLATGGTMRAAIELLRKVGADVVAAAFVIELNFLGGRHRLDVPVTSIVSYDH; encoded by the coding sequence ATCTTGATCAAGGACCATATCCGCCAGATCCCGGATTTCCCCAAACCCGGCATTCTCTTCTACGACATCTCGACGCTGCTGGCGCATGGGCCGGCCTGGCGCGCCACCGTCGACCGGCTGGCCGATGCGATCGGCAAGATGCGCCCCGACAAGCTGATCGGCATCGAATCGCGCGGCTTCCTGGTGGCGGCGCCGGTGGCCTATCGGCTGGGCTGCGGCTTCGTGATGGTGCGCAAGCGCGGCAAGCTGCCGGGCAGCGTGATCCCGCACAGCTACGAGCTCGAATACGGCACCGACACGGTCGAGATCCAGACCGACGCGGTGAAGCCCCATGAGCGCGTCGTGGTGCTCGACGATCTGCTGGCCACGGGCGGCACGATGCGGGCGGCGATCGAGCTGCTGCGCAAGGTGGGGGCGGACGTGGTGGCCGCCGCCTTCGTGATCGAGCTGAACTTCCTGGGCGGCCGCCATCGCCTCGACGTCCCCGTCACCTCGATCGTCAGCTACGATCATTAA
- a CDS encoding ABC transporter permease, whose amino-acid sequence MAQQASLKKSGEGDGLRLELSGRLVTATLVPLVAEFEALPARGRAVLDLSQLEALDTAGAWLIARTVARFQAAGATLEVTGAKPALAKLMARVGKAGRPAELPPRERFGLLAFVARIGGATIAVFQQAVDMIAFFGAIMTAIVRVVTHPGRIRFTALVSHIEQVGLNALPIVGLLTVLIGIVLAYQGVDQLRQYGGEIFTVNLVGVSVLREMGILLTAIMVAGRSGSAFTAQIGTMQVNEEIDAMRTMALDPIEALVLPRIFALVIAVPLLTVFADFMGILGGGLMTCLLVDLSPAQFLHRLNDAVTLNTFLVGLSKAPVFAFVIGMVGCFEGLRVKGSAESVGRLTTQSVVESIFLVIVFDAVFSILFSYLGI is encoded by the coding sequence ATGGCGCAACAGGCAAGCCTGAAGAAAAGCGGGGAAGGCGACGGCTTGCGGCTCGAACTGTCGGGCCGGTTGGTGACGGCCACGTTGGTGCCGCTGGTGGCGGAGTTCGAAGCCCTGCCGGCACGGGGGCGGGCGGTGCTCGACCTGTCGCAGCTCGAGGCGCTCGACACGGCCGGCGCCTGGTTGATCGCCCGGACCGTCGCCCGTTTCCAAGCCGCCGGCGCCACGCTCGAGGTGACGGGGGCCAAGCCGGCCCTGGCCAAGCTGATGGCGCGCGTCGGCAAGGCCGGCAGGCCGGCGGAGCTGCCGCCGCGCGAGCGGTTCGGACTGCTCGCCTTCGTCGCCAGGATCGGCGGCGCGACCATTGCCGTCTTCCAGCAGGCGGTCGACATGATCGCCTTCTTCGGCGCGATCATGACCGCGATCGTGCGGGTCGTCACCCACCCCGGCCGGATCCGCTTCACGGCGCTCGTCAGTCATATCGAGCAGGTCGGCCTGAACGCATTGCCGATCGTAGGGCTGCTGACGGTGCTCATCGGCATCGTGCTGGCTTATCAGGGCGTGGATCAGCTCCGCCAATATGGCGGCGAGATCTTCACGGTCAATCTCGTCGGCGTCTCGGTGCTGCGCGAGATGGGCATCCTGTTGACCGCGATCATGGTGGCCGGCCGTTCGGGCAGCGCCTTCACCGCCCAGATCGGCACCATGCAGGTCAACGAAGAGATCGACGCGATGCGGACCATGGCGCTCGATCCGATCGAGGCGCTGGTGCTGCCGCGCATCTTCGCGCTGGTCATCGCCGTGCCGCTGCTCACCGTGTTCGCCGATTTCATGGGCATTCTCGGCGGCGGCCTCATGACCTGCCTCCTGGTCGATCTCTCGCCGGCGCAGTTCCTGCACCGCCTCAACGATGCGGTCACGCTCAACACGTTCCTCGTCGGCCTGTCCAAGGCGCCGGTCTTCGCCTTCGTGATCGGCATGGTCGGATGCTTCGAGGGCCTGCGCGTCAAAGGCAGCGCCGAAAGCGTCGGGCGGCTGACCACGCAATCGGTCGTCGAATCGATCTTCCTGGTGATCGTGTTCGACGCCGTGTTCTCGATCCTCTTCTCCTATCTCGGGATCTGA
- a CDS encoding ABC transporter ATP-binding protein produces MARAHNKQQPDVAPAEANAVISIRGLINRFGRQIVHDGLDLDVRKGEVLGVVGGSGTGKSVLLRTIIGLNRPYAGRIVVLGEDTAAMSEREWEALQQRWGVLFQSGALISSLTVAENIQLPLKEHTRLPRKFVDEVTALKISLVGLPAEAAGKYPSELSGGMKKRAGLARALALDPEILFLDEPTAGLDPIGASAFDTLIRDLQQSLGLTVFMVTHDLDSLHAICDRIAVLVDKKIKVGTMADMLADSHPWIREYFHGPRSRAAGIG; encoded by the coding sequence ATGGCGCGCGCGCACAACAAGCAGCAGCCGGATGTGGCCCCCGCCGAGGCGAACGCGGTCATCTCGATCCGCGGCCTGATCAACCGGTTCGGCCGGCAGATCGTCCATGACGGGCTCGATCTCGACGTGCGCAAGGGCGAGGTGCTGGGGGTGGTCGGCGGCTCGGGCACGGGCAAGTCCGTCCTGCTCCGCACCATCATCGGCCTCAATCGCCCCTATGCCGGCCGGATCGTCGTGCTGGGCGAGGACACGGCGGCGATGAGCGAGCGCGAATGGGAGGCGCTGCAGCAGCGCTGGGGCGTCCTGTTCCAGAGCGGGGCCCTGATCAGCTCGCTCACCGTCGCCGAGAACATCCAGCTGCCGCTGAAGGAGCATACCCGCCTGCCGCGGAAGTTCGTCGACGAGGTGACGGCGCTCAAGATCTCGCTGGTGGGGCTGCCCGCCGAGGCGGCCGGCAAGTATCCGTCGGAGCTGTCGGGGGGCATGAAGAAGCGGGCGGGCCTCGCCCGGGCGCTGGCGCTGGACCCCGAGATTCTGTTCCTGGACGAGCCCACCGCGGGCCTCGACCCGATCGGCGCCTCGGCCTTCGACACGCTGATCCGGGACCTCCAGCAAAGCCTTGGATTAACGGTGTTTATGGTCACGCACGATCTGGACAGCCTGCATGCGATCTGCGACCGTATCGCGGTCCTCGTGGACAAGAAGATCAAGGTCGGAACGATGGCGGACATGCTGGCGGATTCCCATCCCTGGATCCGCGAATACTTCCACGGGCCGCGCTCACGCGCCGCCGGCATCGGCTGA
- a CDS encoding MlaD family protein: METRAHHIAVGLFVLVLIAAMAAFVIWITKFNSAQQTYAYYTIRFAEDVTGLSVDGPVRYRGVTVGRVTDIRIDPDNPIFVRVTIQVSPDTPVVTDTVASLEAQGITGVLYVLLKGGTQGAERMKVTDLTPYPEIPSAPGKFEALLAGAPALLEHATQLVDRVTLLFNDSNQKAIGDTLGNLEQITDAFLQNRQSVEALIQNANSAASEISSMATDMRGLVKNLNTEVSGISGDTQKTLQDIQHMTKSFSAAADQIDALVAENRRPLNDFAQSGLYELTQMASEMRTLIATLTRISTQFERDPARFLFGDRQKGYEAQ, encoded by the coding sequence ATGGAAACCCGCGCACATCACATCGCCGTCGGCCTCTTCGTCCTGGTTCTGATCGCGGCCATGGCGGCCTTCGTCATCTGGATCACCAAGTTCAACAGCGCGCAGCAGACCTACGCCTACTACACGATCCGCTTCGCCGAGGACGTGACCGGCCTCTCCGTCGACGGGCCCGTGCGCTATCGCGGCGTCACAGTCGGCCGCGTGACCGACATCCGCATCGATCCGGACAATCCGATCTTCGTGCGCGTGACGATCCAGGTCTCGCCCGACACCCCGGTGGTGACCGATACCGTCGCCTCGCTCGAGGCCCAGGGCATCACCGGCGTGCTCTATGTGCTGCTGAAGGGCGGAACCCAGGGCGCCGAGCGGATGAAGGTGACGGACCTGACGCCCTATCCCGAGATCCCGAGCGCCCCCGGCAAGTTCGAGGCGCTGCTCGCCGGCGCGCCGGCGCTGCTCGAGCATGCGACCCAGCTCGTCGATCGCGTGACGCTGCTCTTCAACGACAGCAATCAGAAGGCGATCGGCGATACGCTGGGCAATCTCGAGCAGATCACCGACGCGTTCCTCCAGAACCGGCAGAGCGTCGAGGCGCTGATCCAGAACGCGAACAGCGCCGCCTCGGAGATCAGCTCGATGGCTACCGACATGCGCGGCCTGGTCAAGAACCTCAACACGGAGGTCAGCGGCATCTCGGGCGACACGCAGAAGACGCTGCAGGACATCCAGCATATGACGAAATCCTTCAGCGCCGCCGCCGACCAGATCGACGCGCTGGTGGCCGAGAACCGCCGCCCGTTGAACGATTTCGCGCAATCGGGCCTCTACGAGCTGACCCAGATGGCGAGCGAGATGCGCACGCTGATCGCGACCCTCACCCGCATTTCAACCCAGTTCGAGCGCGATCCGGCGCGCTTCCTGTTCGGCGACCGGCAGAAAGGATACGAGGCGCAATGA
- a CDS encoding ABC-type transport auxiliary lipoprotein family protein has product MTLLTASKARASRRLLLRALGGMTLLPLAGCGVLSQYSTPLDQYTLSPKTTFQNPPPKVDWQLVVEKPIAAAGIDTARVALSRNPYQVEYFAKAAWTDNAPSMVQTLMIDSFQNSGAIVGVGREAIGLRPDYLLKTDLREFQANYRDADPVPEIHVKMIARLVKLPERRIIASMTADRRAKAAGTKFTDVVDAFDEALGGVIKQIVVFTLRAPSGDLQGIQGVEQVPNSPESSGTTDSAPAP; this is encoded by the coding sequence ATGACGTTGCTGACCGCATCGAAGGCGCGGGCCTCCCGCCGCCTGCTGCTGCGCGCCTTGGGCGGCATGACCCTTCTCCCGCTCGCCGGCTGCGGCGTGCTCTCGCAATATTCGACGCCGCTCGACCAATACACGCTCTCGCCCAAGACGACGTTCCAGAACCCGCCGCCCAAGGTCGACTGGCAGCTCGTGGTCGAGAAGCCGATCGCCGCGGCCGGCATCGACACCGCGCGCGTGGCCCTCTCGCGCAATCCCTACCAGGTCGAGTATTTCGCCAAGGCCGCCTGGACCGACAACGCGCCGTCGATGGTCCAGACCCTGATGATCGACTCCTTCCAGAACTCGGGCGCCATCGTCGGCGTCGGCCGCGAGGCGATCGGGCTCCGGCCCGACTATCTCCTCAAGACCGACCTGCGCGAGTTCCAGGCCAACTACCGGGACGCGGATCCGGTCCCGGAGATCCATGTGAAGATGATCGCGCGGCTGGTGAAGCTGCCGGAGCGGCGCATCATCGCCTCCATGACGGCGGACCGGCGCGCCAAGGCGGCCGGCACCAAGTTCACCGACGTGGTGGACGCCTTCGACGAGGCGCTCGGCGGCGTCATCAAGCAGATCGTGGTCTTCACCCTGCGGGCGCCGTCGGGCGATCTGCAGGGCATCCAGGGGGTCGAGCAGGTTCCGAACTCGCCCGAATCGTCGGGGACGACCGACAGCGCGCCGGCGCCCTGA
- a CDS encoding aspartate aminotransferase family protein: MSPDKASTRSASRVFAREFHRTLPKAMRGEGIWIVDSEGRRYLDASGGPAVSCLGHSHPKVIEAVQRQAALLVEAAPAGMDKVFFVCGGSEATEAALKLARQYHLEKGQPQRRHFISRRQSYHGNTLGALAVGDNPARRATYAPMLMEVRHIATCYPYREKRSDETEAAYGRRAADELDRAIRELGPENVAAFIAEPVVGATLGACPPVPGYFKRIREICDRHGVLLILDEVMCGMGRCGTLYACEAEDVVPDILTMAKGLGAGYQPIGGVMAHRRVVEAIESGSGALMHGHTYLNHTVGCAAALAVQRAIQEEDLLANVRRQGERLKQGLEERLGNHRHVGDVRGRGLFLGIELVQDRASKRPFDPDLKLHARLRDAGMSEGIVCYPSGGCVDGRRGDHVVLAPPFTVTDREVEEIVERMGRTIDRALRSLPAGQAG; encoded by the coding sequence ATGAGCCCGGACAAGGCCTCGACCCGTTCCGCCAGTCGCGTCTTCGCGCGCGAGTTCCATCGCACGCTGCCGAAGGCGATGCGCGGGGAGGGAATCTGGATCGTCGATTCCGAGGGGCGGCGCTATCTCGACGCCTCGGGCGGCCCCGCGGTCTCCTGCCTCGGCCACAGCCATCCCAAGGTGATCGAGGCGGTCCAGCGCCAGGCGGCGCTGCTGGTCGAGGCGGCGCCTGCCGGCATGGACAAGGTGTTCTTCGTCTGCGGCGGCTCGGAGGCGACCGAGGCGGCGCTCAAGCTGGCGCGGCAATATCACCTGGAGAAGGGCCAGCCGCAGCGCCGCCATTTCATCTCGCGGCGCCAGAGCTATCACGGCAACACGCTGGGCGCGCTCGCGGTCGGCGACAACCCCGCCCGGCGCGCCACCTACGCGCCGATGCTCATGGAGGTGCGCCATATCGCGACCTGCTACCCCTATCGCGAGAAACGCAGCGACGAGACCGAAGCGGCCTATGGCCGGCGCGCCGCCGACGAGCTCGACCGGGCGATCCGGGAGCTGGGGCCCGAGAATGTCGCGGCCTTCATCGCCGAGCCCGTGGTCGGCGCCACGCTGGGCGCCTGTCCCCCCGTGCCCGGCTATTTCAAGCGCATCCGCGAGATCTGCGACCGCCACGGCGTGCTGCTGATCCTCGACGAGGTCATGTGCGGCATGGGCCGCTGCGGCACGCTCTATGCCTGCGAGGCCGAGGATGTCGTGCCCGACATCCTCACCATGGCCAAGGGGCTGGGGGCGGGCTATCAGCCGATCGGCGGCGTGATGGCGCATCGGCGCGTGGTCGAGGCGATCGAGAGCGGATCGGGCGCGCTCATGCACGGCCATACCTACCTCAATCACACGGTCGGCTGCGCCGCGGCGCTCGCGGTCCAGCGCGCGATCCAGGAAGAGGACCTTCTCGCCAATGTGCGGCGCCAGGGCGAGCGGCTGAAGCAGGGGCTCGAGGAGCGGCTCGGCAACCACCGCCATGTCGGCGATGTGCGCGGCCGCGGCCTTTTCCTCGGCATCGAGCTGGTCCAGGACCGCGCCAGCAAGCGGCCCTTCGATCCGGACCTCAAGCTCCATGCGCGGCTGCGCGATGCCGGCATGAGCGAGGGCATCGTCTGCTATCCGAGCGGCGGCTGCGTCGACGGCCGGCGCGGCGATCATGTCGTGCTGGCGCCGCCCTTCACCGTCACCGATCGCGAGGTGGAGGAGATCGTCGAGCGCATGGGCCGGACCATCGACCGGGCCCTGCGCAGCCTGCCGGCCGGTCAGGCCGGCTGA
- a CDS encoding DUF2336 domain-containing protein — MTTTLSQADVARLLTDPSEDARADTAAKLAEQVDADGLTENERQLAIDIVRVMAQDAAIRVREALSRNLKHSKHLPHDVAEALARDVEQVALPILEFSSILTDEDLVAIVRSSSGAKQTAIARRAAVSAKLADALIASKNPEAVATLVSNKGADLNDNHLSKVVDQYKDNAEVQSSLVRREKLPLTVAERLVAVVSETLRDYLVSHHELPPSVAVDLVLESRERATVSLLPHGGESMDVIQLCRHLKLHGRLTPSLLLRALCMGDVAFFEAAMSVLARTPIVNARMLIHDDGTLGLKSLYLRSGLPERLYPAFRVAVDVVRENEVDARDEDRRRYICRMIERILTQFEDIGQDNLDYLLTKLNHYAA, encoded by the coding sequence ATGACCACGACACTTTCGCAGGCCGATGTCGCGCGGTTGCTGACCGATCCGTCCGAGGATGCGCGCGCCGACACGGCGGCCAAGCTCGCCGAGCAGGTCGATGCCGACGGCTTGACCGAAAACGAGCGCCAGCTCGCGATCGATATCGTGCGCGTCATGGCGCAGGACGCGGCGATCCGGGTCCGCGAGGCGCTGTCGCGCAACCTGAAGCACAGCAAGCATCTGCCGCACGACGTCGCCGAGGCGCTCGCCCGCGATGTCGAGCAGGTGGCGCTGCCGATCCTCGAATTCTCCTCGATCCTCACCGACGAGGATCTGGTCGCGATCGTCCGCAGCTCCAGCGGCGCCAAGCAGACCGCGATCGCGCGCCGCGCCGCGGTCTCGGCGAAGCTCGCCGACGCGCTGATCGCCAGCAAGAATCCCGAAGCGGTCGCGACTCTGGTCTCGAACAAGGGCGCCGATCTCAACGACAACCACCTGTCCAAGGTCGTCGACCAGTACAAGGACAATGCCGAGGTGCAGAGCTCGCTGGTCCGCCGCGAGAAGCTGCCCCTGACCGTGGCCGAGCGCCTGGTCGCGGTGGTGTCCGAGACGCTGCGCGACTATCTCGTCTCGCATCACGAGCTGCCGCCGTCGGTGGCGGTCGATCTGGTGTTGGAGAGCCGCGAGCGCGCCACCGTCAGCCTGCTGCCGCATGGCGGCGAGTCGATGGACGTGATCCAGCTCTGCCGCCACCTCAAGCTCCATGGCCGCCTGACGCCGTCGCTGCTGCTGCGCGCGCTCTGCATGGGCGACGTGGCCTTCTTCGAGGCCGCCATGTCGGTGCTGGCCCGCACGCCCATCGTCAATGCCCGCATGCTGATCCATGACGACGGCACGCTGGGCCTCAAGTCGCTCTATCTGCGCTCCGGCCTGCCCGAGCGCCTCTATCCGGCCTTCCGCGTCGCGGTCGACGTGGTGCGCGAGAACGAAGTCGACGCGCGCGACGAGGACCGCCGCCGCTATATCTGCCGCATGATCGAGCGCATCCTGACTCAGTTCGAGGATATCGGGCAGGACAACCTCGACTACCTGCTGACCAAGCTCAATCACTACGCCGCCTGA